CATTCTGGATCTCGGCGGGAAATTCACTGGCAAAGACCATCAGCTTTTTGGGCACGCAGCCGCGAATGACGCAGGTGCCGCCGTAACGGCTTTGCTCGGCCAGCGCGACGCTGGCCCCCGTCGCCGCCGCGACGCGCGCCGCGCGCACCCCGCCCGAGCCGCCGCCGATCACGAAGAGATCATAGTCGAATGTCATTCAGATGCCTTTCTGTTCCGTAGCGGCGACCCGCGCCTGCCCCATCGCCGCCTCGATACCGCCCAGCCGCTTTTCCAGGCCAGGCCGCCGCGCCATCAGCGCCGCGTGAAACCGTGCCGCCGCATCGGCGCCCATGACGCGCAGCGACACGATGCCGAAGCGCTCCGCCTTGCCGACTTGAGCGGGCACGGCAAAGAGAACGCCCACCCGGTTCGCCGGATCAATCGTATGCGCGATCAGATCCTCCCAGGCAAAGCTCTGCACCTTGCCGAGATTGCCGGTCACCTCAACCGCGTCCGGCGTCATGCGCGCCACCCAGCGGCGCCGCAAGAGCGACACGGCGGTGAATATCGCGCCCGAGGCGCAGAGTGCGCCGAAGAAAGCCCAGCCCACGCTGCCGCCATCCTGCCACAGCCATAGCGCCATACCCGCAGCCACCGAATAGGCGACGATGTTGAACATCATCGCCGCGCGCCGTCTCGGCGCAATCGGGAAAATCTGGACGCCGTCATCCATGCAGGGTCAATCCATCATATCCTTGAAAAGATTGTCGGATTCGACGAAATCCAGCCGGTCCTGCTCGACCGTGCCCTCGTTGATGTCACGGAGCACGACACGTCCGTCGCCATGGCCGATCACGACCACGTCGCAGATATCCACGAAAAGACCATTTTCAACGACGCCGGGGATTTGGTTCAGCACCATCGCCAGCTGGCGCGCGTTGCCGATACGGCCCAGATGCAGATCGAGGATATGATTGCCCTCGTCGGTGACATAAGGATGATCGCCGTTCATGCGCAGCGTCACATCGCGGCCCAGCACGTCGACCGAAATCAGCATCTCCTCGATCAGGGCGCGGCTGGTTTGCCAGCCGAAGGGAATGACCTCGACCGGCAGGGGAAAGGCGCCCAGATGGCCCACTTCCTTGGCCGCGTCCGCGATCACGATCATCTGGTCGCTGGCCGTGGCCACGATCTTTTCCTGCAGAAGCGCACCGCCGCCGCCCTTGATCAGATTGAGCTCACCGTCGAATTCGTCGGCGCCGTCGATCGTCAGGTCCAGCCACTTGGCTTCGTCGAGGCTGATCACCTCGATACCGACCTCACGCGCCAGTTCGGCTGTGCGGGTGGAGGTGGGCACGCCGCGGATCTTCAGCCCGTCCTCGCGCACCAGCTCCCCCAGGCAGCGCACCATCCAGGCAGCGGTTGATCCCGTGCCC
This portion of the Roseovarius nanhaiticus genome encodes:
- the rpiA gene encoding ribose-5-phosphate isomerase RpiA, coding for MTGQLSPIDKAKFVAAKKAVDYVEDGMRVGLGTGSTAAWMVRCLGELVREDGLKIRGVPTSTRTAELAREVGIEVISLDEAKWLDLTIDGADEFDGELNLIKGGGGALLQEKIVATASDQMIVIADAAKEVGHLGAFPLPVEVIPFGWQTSRALIEEMLISVDVLGRDVTLRMNGDHPYVTDEGNHILDLHLGRIGNARQLAMVLNQIPGVVENGLFVDICDVVVIGHGDGRVVLRDINEGTVEQDRLDFVESDNLFKDMMD